A window of Pseudomonas mucidolens contains these coding sequences:
- a CDS encoding cytochrome D1 domain-containing protein: MSRPLFVCIASLLLVACVQPPLRGTGDLGLVVERATGSLQIIESSSLTRLAQVDGLGDLSHASAVFSRDQRYAYIFGRDGGLTKVDLLEQRIDKRIIQGGNSIGGAISQDGRLIAVSNYQPGGVKVFDAATLQPVADIPATALADGKRSRVVGLVDAPGQRFVFSLFDTDEIWSADFSQGNTPTLTRFTGIGRQPYDALITADGRYYMAGLFGEDGMAQLDLWHPEHGVKRILGDYGRGQEKLPVYKMPHLEGWAVAGSQAFVPAVGRHQVLVMDAGTWQQTAAIPVAGQPVFVTARPDGRQLWVNFAYPDNDRVQVFDSETRQLVADLRPGPGVLHMEFTGRGEQLWLSVRDGQQVQVWDPYRLTLLKSLSADSPSGIFFSLRAQKMGY; the protein is encoded by the coding sequence ATGAGCCGTCCTCTGTTTGTCTGCATCGCCAGCCTGTTGCTGGTGGCTTGCGTGCAGCCACCGCTGCGCGGCACCGGCGACCTCGGCCTGGTGGTGGAACGCGCCACGGGAAGCCTGCAAATAATCGAAAGCAGCAGCCTGACGCGCTTGGCGCAGGTCGACGGGCTGGGGGATTTGTCCCATGCCTCGGCGGTATTTTCCAGGGATCAACGCTACGCCTACATTTTTGGCCGCGATGGCGGGTTGACCAAGGTCGACCTGCTGGAACAGCGCATCGACAAGCGCATCATCCAGGGCGGTAACAGCATCGGCGGCGCCATCAGTCAGGACGGACGCTTGATTGCCGTCTCCAACTACCAGCCGGGCGGAGTCAAGGTGTTCGACGCCGCGACCTTGCAACCCGTGGCGGACATCCCGGCCACCGCCCTGGCCGATGGCAAGCGCTCGCGCGTAGTCGGTCTTGTCGACGCACCGGGCCAGCGCTTCGTGTTCAGCCTGTTCGACACCGACGAAATCTGGAGCGCCGATTTCAGCCAAGGCAACACTCCGACGCTCACGCGCTTCACCGGGATCGGCCGCCAGCCTTATGACGCGCTGATCACCGCCGACGGCCGCTACTACATGGCCGGACTGTTTGGCGAAGACGGCATGGCCCAACTCGATCTGTGGCACCCAGAGCACGGCGTCAAACGCATTCTGGGTGACTACGGCCGCGGCCAGGAAAAGCTCCCGGTGTACAAGATGCCCCATTTGGAAGGTTGGGCCGTGGCCGGCAGCCAGGCGTTCGTGCCAGCCGTGGGCCGGCATCAGGTGTTGGTGATGGACGCCGGCACCTGGCAGCAGACCGCCGCCATCCCGGTGGCCGGCCAACCGGTATTTGTCACCGCACGGCCCGACGGGCGCCAACTGTGGGTCAACTTCGCCTATCCCGACAACGACCGGGTGCAGGTGTTCGACAGCGAAACCCGGCAACTCGTCGCCGACCTGCGTCCCGGCCCCGGCGTGCTGCACATGGAGTTCACCGGACGCGGCGAGCAACTGTGGTTATCGGTACGCGACGGGCAACAGGTGCAAGTTTGGGATCCCTATCGCCTGACCCTGCTCAAGAGCCTGTCGGCGGACAGTCCCAGCGGGATCTTCTTCAGCCTTCGCGCACAGAAAATGGGGTACTGA